The segment GTGTTTGAGGTAAACTTATAAAGGTATAGACAATATGCTAAAGCCTGGAAATATTATCTCTCTTATTCTTCTTACTAATTACCAGGCTTAATCAGAATTCTGTCTCTCATGACAAGTAGGAGTGCTCTAACTTTGTACTATGATAAAAATTGCTAATGGGAATAAGTCAATACACACAAACATGCACGGCAAACTACGGAAGGAAGTTTTAAACCTCTTAACCTTTTCGGGCGGGTGTTACCTTTTACAGTAAATTATCTTCGATAAAAGCTGATTGTGGTGAACTCATTTATGCAAACAACTAAATCAGCATATGTGAATATTCTTAATCTTATGTTTATGAAGGTTCTTGGTATCGATCTGTCCTGGAGAATGCACAGATCATCTGATGGGCAAAGAAGAAGAGTGCAGATATGTATGGGTCTTCTGAAACCATTCAAGGTATATCTGTAAATACCTTCACCAAGTGAAAAGCATTATCTTTTAACTGTTACAGATTACTTGAAGAAAATGTTGACACAAGATAGAACCCTGCTTGTCTAGGTACTACTTCTCGATGAGATAACAGTTGATCTAGATGTTCTTGCAAGGGCTGATCTTTTGAAATTTCTGATCAAAGAATGTGAAGAGCGAGGCGCTACAATAATTTATGCAACACACATTTTTGATGGTCTTGAGAATTGGCCTTCTCATTTAGTAAGAGCTGATCTTACTTACCTCTTGCTTTATCTTTGGATCTTGAGATAAATACCTATTAGAAGGTCTGAGACAACCCATTGAAGTAATTTTTAGAAATTGAGAATCAGAACATGTATAACCCAATATCATCAAACTTACATCCCTTTTCAAGTTTGCATTTGTTCCTTTGAAGGATTCCTTGAAAAGTTAAGGATTAgcttcttaaaaaattaacaaagtGATGGTTAgaataattgttttatttgCAGATATATGTGGCTCATGGGAAGCTGCAATTAGCAATGCCAATGGATAGGGTGAAGCAGATCAGCAATTTATCACTAATGGTAAGTTCTGGTGTACTAAGAAAATGTGAAATCCAAAATAGAACCTCATTCGGGTTTTCTTTGAAACTCAAACATGTTTCCTTTCATACTCTTAGCTAGATGTCCACATCGATAGATGATCTGATTTTATCTAATACCTGGACATTATGACTGAATCATATGATATATACTGTGGCAATTTATCTCATTTGGACTTTGCATGGTCGTTCTACCTGGATATACAGAGGACAGTAGAGAGATGGCTGAGGAAAGAAAGAGACGAGGAGAGGCAACGACGGAAAGAGAGGAAGGCAAAGGGCCTTCCTGAATATGAAAAACAAGTTGAGGGCACTCGAGTGGTAGGGGGAGATCCAGGTCGTGCTGCTGGTCGTCCATTAAACAATGGTTGGGCTGGTGGAACACTACATTCTACTATTGCTGGCGAAGAGAACTTTTTCTTAAGCTCAAACCGTGTTCTAAGATAAAGAGAACTGATGCACACTTCTTTGGAACTGGTGTCAACGTACTTTACCATTTCATTCTTTCTGGTCAGATAACCATGAAGCTAGAACtgataaagttttaaatttgtagATTAGAATTATTCTGTTTATTTGGTTTGTATACGTATCTCCTATTTTCTATATGCTCTTGTGGGGACTAAAAAGTTGGTGTAATCTTACAAATTGAATAGGTTAAATTGTTGTCAACACATTGCGAGCCCAAATGTTTTTCCAAGTTGTGATTGAATCCATATCATGCTTCTATAGAACATCTGTACCATTGTTCTGTACCATTGTGTTAAGTACGAGCAAGTCGACCAAAAGTTTGAATTATGGagaagaatgaagaatgaatatTAAGGATAATTTAAGACACAATAATATTGCACAACtcatgtaaaagtaaatgaagtAAGCGGGGGATTAGATTGAATTATAGAGTCTAAATGCTAACAATGGGAAGTTTTAGGAAGGTGTTGTGCTATTGCTAGTATCCTACCAAAGTGGAAGACAAGCTTTATATGCTATTGATATATGAGGGTAAACATTAGGTCTTTGATGGCCAACATATACACACAATCAAGAGTacgacaacaacaaaaaatgagGTTACACTGGATGATTTGATGGGCAAGTGCACAAGTAATGTCATACGATTACTCAGAGTCGGAACTAATTCAGGTTGACGGCAGATCAGACGCTAGCAGTTTCGTGTTTGTTAAAGTTATATCAGATTAAAATTATCACAAGTCTGCTCTGGAAGCTTAGAAATTATTGAACTTCAATTGTTATAGGGTTAGACTTTGCAAGGATACTTCTCAACCAAACAAATAGTTTCAACTGAAAATTTGTTTAGTAGAGATAGCACAGATATAGTAAAGACCTGCTCACCAGCAGTATAGAAAAGCTTCACTAACTAAAACATACGAACACTGGGCGAGAACATCAAGtcttaattaaaacaaaatgcCAAAAGCAGAGTCATTGAGAATATGTAAACCCAGAGTATAAAATATTACATGAATTCAACTAAAGTTACTGTAAAGCAACATTCTTTTAAAGAAAGGAAAATGtactgaaaaaaaaataatactgatAAGTGGATCCATCTCGCATGGTGCACAAGTGTTCTAGACATTGTTGAAGTCTATATTGACAAAAATATAGCTGCAAAAATCATGGATCTCATGTTCAACCCTGCAAAAACAAGGTCATTGGATGATTAGAGCAAGTTTAAGAATCAAATTAAAGCTAATCTGATAATGCGCTCCATACCTTGTTTGCAATGTTGTTTGAGAGCCAGTCAAGCCCCTCATACAACCCTTCTCCAGAGGTAGCACATGTGCTCTGAATGTACCTGTTATAGAAAGTCATAGATTCAGCATTTGGTAGCACATGCAAGTCCTATCAATCTCCAGCACCATACTAAATAAACACATATACTTGAACATCTTACAAATAAGGTAACACAAAATAGTACATACCAGTGACGCTGACGGAGGGAGTGCAAACCAAGCTTGTCGGTAATCTCAGCAGCATTCATAGCATTTGGAAGATCTTGCTTGTTGGCAAACACAAGCAGCACAGCATCCCTCAGTTCATCCTATGCATAAATTGcaaaattcattcaaaataaAGTATGAGTGAAAGGAACCAACTCCAAGATGCTAACTAAGAACAGAAAGTTGCTATACAGATCATTGCAGACTTTCAAGTGCCCCACGGGCCCATTTCCGGATGTATCTTGTGTATGCACCACCAGACATGGGCCTCCCCAAGACACAATATAATCTTAAATGAAAGAACGAGGGTGCGTGCTGCATACCTCATTCAACATGCGATGCAGCTCATCCCTAGCCTCAACAACACGATCACGATCATTACTATCAACCACAAAGATAAGTCCTTGTGTGTTTTGGAAGTAATGCCTCCACAATGGTCTGATCTGGAAGTGCAAGAAAATTGACAAGGAACAACAGAGGACATAAAGTATGTCAATATCCGAAAGACATGCCATACAAGTCATTGCATATCTGCAGATTTTAGATAACTATGTACTTGATAGCAGCAGAGCACGCAACATTTAGAATGATACTGAACAAAATATCATATCTTGGTTTTATATTTCTGTTATTCTAGAATATGAACATTTagtgaaaaattagaaaaataagcATGGTGAATCTGAAATACTAGTAAgagaatgaaaatataattccaAAACCACAAATGCTCTTTCTATAACTTGCCAAGTTTAAGTAAGGTCAGTGTGAAGTCAGCAAAACTCAAAGTAGAAGAACTTGAAAATCATCTTCTAATATCAGATACTGAAAAGAGCATAGCACTTTGTTTTAAGGCACTAAGTACCTTGTCCTGACCCCCGACATCCCAGACAGTGAAGCTTATGTTCTTGTATTCAACAGTCTCCACATTGAATCCTGATAAAGAAGGAGTTATTGCAAATAACATTAAGAGCAGTAGCTTGAATCACTACAAATAAGACAGACGTGTCAGCAGAACAACCATGCTTCTAGAAACAGAGGACATAATTGTGGTGCATAGCTGTTTGCAGCAGAAAGTGGATCTAGAATATTAAATATATCTTGAAACAGAACATAAGTAGTCTTGAAGGGTTCCTTATATCTTACTCATGCTGAAGATGGAAGTTTGACATGCTCTgaatcaacaacaaatattcGGGACATCTCTTAAATATATAGTTTGCTGAAGAAAATGACCAACGAAGGAAATGGGACCCTTTAAACTTCTGACCAAGTGTTTCTATGTCGCTTTTTGAAGTTAAGCTCTCTTTACGGTTTTACAACTGGTCATAGAAGGTTATCCCTGCAGTTAAACAGTGTGATTTTGATTTGCCACTAGGTTCTAGTGAGATAATGTCAGTCTGCAGAAAGAAGGACTGCTAGCAAGTATATTGCTGAAGAATCAGTTAGATTTGTATTTTTCTGGGGTCATAGTTGATACCTTCTGtttaaagtaataaatttttcaGACAAGAAAATAGTTTTGATTAGTGGCTTGTCTGGTTTGGAATTTAATTGGTGGTTAAATGTGTTCAACAAGCTCCACTACTATATAGTATTCCATTGGAGACTACTGCAGAAACTCTACAATACTATGATCGGGCAACGGATGTTGTGGGGATGGCGTATGTCTTGTATTCCATTGTTCATATCAAAAGTGTGTAATGGAGTGATGAAGCCAGCTCACTTACGAAATTCTAAGGATGATTTGTGTTCACGTTGGTACTTCAGGATACTTAAGGGTGTAGCTTAAATTGTGTGTTTAATATAGAGATGTTTAGGCAGAAACTACTCAAAACAAAAACACAGTGACAGTGATACGATAATAGCGATATATCAGTCCTGCGAGCAATAAAACATGTATAGTACAACACACAAGATAAATTACCAATGGTAGGAATAGTGGTAACAATCTCTCCCAGCTTGAGCTTGTACAATATTGTGGTTTTACCAGCTGCATCAAGACCAACCATCAGAATACGCATCTCCTTCTTGGCAAACAACCGGCTGAAAAGCTTCCCGAATGATAAACCCATCTTTTTTTCAATGCCTGTCAGGACCAAAATTAAGATTCAAATTACCACACAAATTCACCCGTTAAGCTTAAGCCAACAGATTAGGTTACATAAATGCACAATCATGAACAAAATTATGATCTGAAGCCAACAAAAATCCAAATTATGGTGTCTGATCTTCAGGCTTCATTTTCGCTGCATTAGATGTATCAAAAAAACCAACTATTGGATCCTTTTCAAAAGATCTCATCATAAATTTCAATTATCCATGAGAGATGCATCGCAACAGGTTTAAAAATCGATAGAATCGACGACCAATCGGATCTTACATAACTAATAAAAATCCGGATCCAGAAGAAGAACCCAAATCAAGAtccaaaaagaaagaagaaccCAAATCATACGGAGATTAAATCAGTcgaataaaaatacaagaaatcaAAGAAAGATGAAAACTTTATCAAATTCCCAGATCTAAAAGGCCAAATTCCAGATCTCCAATTCAGTAAACTCTTCAATGAAGAAAGAGATACATACATAAACTCTGTCAAAATCAATTGTTATGAACCAAATCGACGTGTGTGTGAAAGATAGATGCAATTCAAAGGGGGAAAGAGAGATCTTACAATGATGAAGAAGGAAtcacagagagagagagggggggcAGTAGATCTAGAAAAAACTGCCCTTTGTATATAATTGACAAGAAATGGGAACCTTTGGATGTTCTCTTGTTGTTTTAGAAGCCTCTAATATTTTAATGTCAACCCTATTATTAAATTGtcacaattttgaattttcaaatactCTATTTAGGATTCTTTTACTAACGTAAATAATAAAGTTGGtgttatattataaattgtatAGGTTAAAATTGTTGTAAACACATTGTGACCCCAAATGTTTTCCTGAGTTGTGATTCTTCTTGGTTTTTTATGGAACACGTGTACGATATTACGTTAGTTACAAAATTCTCTAAGAAATTCAATCAAGCGATTGAACAATGGAAAAGAAATTAGTGAACAGattcatataaaagtaaaacacaattatatagacattcaactttcaaaattattatgtagctccataaatgttttattaatgCATTAAGTAGTTCAAAATGAGTACTTTTTCTCaaactttttttatgtttagCTAAGAAATTATTCAAATTGGAGATTTTCATTTAccattatatcataatttttttttccaattagtgttaaatatgaaaaatcgaCCTACCGAACTACTGAATTATTATTGtgatgaattaattattatgttatgtattgtattatgttttatatttaaattattatgttatgtatgtaattttaaattaaagttttcatcttatcattttaattttgttcattttttatagtgaaaattaataataaaataaagctATACTATTgactaaaattagaaaaaaaatcaaaatattttaatttgggatgaaagtaatatatataaataatctattttaaaaattattgtgttacattgaaaaataattatgaatattagatatttaatcaatgacattatatataaaataatatgttaattaaaaaataataataaaatattaaaaaagtgaaaattttctagaaataaagAGTAGAGTCTAAAATAGAGAGGATTGGGGTGTCCATTCTCTATTTCATGCGATTGCTTTAAGAGGAGCTTTCCTACTACTGACTCGTCTGCTGGTGGAGATCCAACCTCTCACCAACTAGGTAAAATGAAGTAGTCAACTGATTAAACTAGTAAAATTCCTCCTCGAGTCGAATTTGGAAGACTAAAAAATACTCCTATTAAATAACATTTGGTTTAAATCATATGCAGCTCTTCAAAGTTGTTTGCATACTTCACTTAGACAACTATAGGATGTCCCTATTGAACACCTCAGTGGTTCAAAAGTCATGCATATTTGACACAAAATGTTTACATGTCAATAAACGTGTGGTTTACTCTCTTTAAGCGCataaatgtaccaaaatatttttttattattaatttttacaacaaaattaatatttttttaaaaaggaaataattaacaaaaagaaaaggaagaaagagTCGTCTTCTTCCACTGCATCCCAATATTCCCTAACGTATAACTATGCTCAATTCTCATCCACCATTTTCATCAATTATTTACGCACATGCACAACCCACCCCATTCCCTGcccctctctctttctctcacaCTTTATGGTTCTtctcttgctttttttttttttcttatgtagATCTATGTCTCAAATATTGATCCGGCAAATTATTTGTTACCAAAAAATGTTATGATCATAATCATTCCACAACCAAAGACACAAAGGTGATGCAGCT is part of the Solanum lycopersicum chromosome 1, SLM_r2.1 genome and harbors:
- the ABCI2 gene encoding ABC transporter I family member 20; the protein is MAVKDKKPSVEINNLKFTYPGIDGHPPPGSTPLIDDFNLTLYPGDRCLLVGSNGAGKTTILKILGGKHMVEPDMVRVLGRSAFHDTALTASGDLSYLGGEWRREVAFAGFEVPIQMDVSAEKMIFGVPGTDPQRRDELIKVLGIDLSWRMHRSSDGQRRRVQICMGLLKPFKVLLLDEITVDLDVLARADLLKFLIKECEERGATIIYATHIFDGLENWPSHLIYVAHGKLQLAMPMDRVKQISNLSLMRTVERWLRKERDEERQRRKERKAKGLPEYEKQVEGTRVVGGDPGRAAGRPLNNGWAGGTLHSTIAGEENFFLSSNRVLR
- the LOC104644826 gene encoding ADP-ribosylation factor 1; protein product: MGLSFGKLFSRLFAKKEMRILMVGLDAAGKTTILYKLKLGEIVTTIPTIGFNVETVEYKNISFTVWDVGGQDKIRPLWRHYFQNTQGLIFVVDSNDRDRVVEARDELHRMLNEDELRDAVLLVFANKQDLPNAMNAAEITDKLGLHSLRQRHWYIQSTCATSGEGLYEGLDWLSNNIANKG